A window of the bacterium genome harbors these coding sequences:
- a CDS encoding glycosyltransferase family 39 protein has translation MENDKIPRNILSLIISISFLNLLIYLITQAFFAYGMFRDEYYYLACANRLDFGYVDHPPFSIWILALWKSLFGDSMIVIRMIPAIVTSIILFMIGMFTVRLGGGKTAVLISTITFMLSPIFLGMNTIYSMNTFDFLFWISSAYIFLRIVQTNNQKLWLLLGVVIGFGLLNKTRCSGCAQELLLEHFSLH, from the coding sequence ATGGAAAACGATAAAATTCCCCGAAACATTCTCTCACTAATTATTTCAATTTCTTTTTTGAATCTTCTCATCTACCTGATAACACAGGCTTTTTTTGCTTACGGAATGTTTCGTGATGAGTATTATTATTTAGCGTGTGCTAACAGACTTGATTTTGGATATGTTGATCATCCGCCATTTTCAATATGGATTCTTGCGTTGTGGAAATCACTTTTCGGTGATTCGATGATTGTAATAAGAATGATTCCGGCGATTGTTACTTCAATTATTCTTTTTATGATCGGAATGTTTACTGTTCGGCTAGGCGGAGGGAAAACAGCAGTTTTAATTTCTACAATTACTTTTATGCTCAGCCCGATCTTTCTCGGAATGAATACTATTTATTCAATGAACACTTTCGATTTTCTTTTCTGGATTTCATCGGCATATATTTTTCTTAGAATTGTTCAAACCAATAACCAGAAACTCTGGCTGCTGCTTGGAGTTGTTATCGGATTTGGACTCCTGAACAAAACAAGATGCTCTGGCTGTGCTCAGGAATTGCTGTTGGAACACTTTTCACTCCATTAA
- a CDS encoding glycosyltransferase family 9 protein, whose translation MNKSKLRILVSRIDRIGDVVLSTPIPREIKKVYSDSFVSVLVRKYTKDIYLNNPHVDEIILFDGEDETNPKSFWNLVGEIRKRKFTHAFMLLPNERLNWILFFSGIPNRVGVGHKLYQFLTFSKYVDRRKYIPLRHEADYCLDMARKIGIEPKSLEPEIFLSTEEIKKRDEIRRKLSSNKEILVGINTTSGKSSPNLSIEEYGKLIVRLSEEKNIRVFVTDNNPPDKLQNINNIFYPNIGLTLRESIINFSALDVLVSASTGPLHICAALEVPTISMFCPLPACSPKLWGPLGNKSEIILPEENYCQTVCPGDPHICDFSGIGGIDSEKVYQRIKSFVNL comes from the coding sequence ATGAATAAAAGTAAACTACGAATATTAGTGTCAAGAATCGACCGTATCGGTGATGTGGTCCTTTCCACACCGATTCCTCGTGAAATAAAAAAAGTTTACTCCGATAGTTTTGTTTCTGTCCTCGTCAGAAAGTACACAAAAGATATCTATCTCAACAACCCGCATGTTGATGAAATTATTTTATTCGATGGCGAGGATGAAACAAATCCAAAATCTTTTTGGAATCTTGTTGGAGAAATTAGAAAGCGAAAATTTACTCATGCATTTATGCTTCTGCCCAACGAAAGACTAAATTGGATTTTATTTTTCAGCGGAATACCAAATCGTGTTGGTGTTGGACATAAGCTTTATCAGTTCCTTACCTTTTCTAAATATGTTGACCGGAGAAAATATATTCCCTTAAGACACGAAGCAGATTATTGCCTTGATATGGCAAGGAAAATTGGAATCGAACCAAAGAGTCTTGAGCCGGAAATATTTTTATCAACTGAAGAGATTAAAAAGAGAGATGAAATTAGAAGAAAGTTATCATCCAATAAAGAAATATTAGTCGGGATAAATACAACAAGCGGAAAGTCTTCACCAAATTTATCGATTGAAGAATACGGAAAATTAATTGTTCGTTTATCAGAAGAAAAAAATATTAGAGTTTTTGTTACAGATAATAATCCACCTGACAAATTACAGAATATTAATAACATCTTTTATCCCAATATTGGTTTAACTCTGAGAGAGTCAATAATTAATTTCAGCGCGTTGGATGTCCTTGTTTCAGCAAGCACCGGACCGCTGCATATTTGTGCTGCATTGGAGGTTCCGACTATTTCAATGTTTTGTCCGCTTCCTGCCTGCTCGCCAAAGTTATGGGGTCCTCTCGGAAATAAATCTGAAATAATTTTGCCGGAAGAAAATTATTGCCAAACAGTCTGTCCCGGCGATCCGCACATTTGTGATTTCAGTGGAATAGGTGGAATTGATTCAGAAAAAGTTTATCAAAGAATAAAATCATTTGTGAATTTATAA
- a CDS encoding site-specific DNA-methyltransferase encodes MKTKLQTKNTREKLSRLDIDEELRKKILPYCRLKEGQIWKDPKGKHKVGVLDATIFEDTKKLFNKEKVQLVINDPPYNVVVGNANTQNLSKIKIDEYIDFSRKWISNVLSVLDKNSSLYIWLGADQNDGFQPLPEFMMMMREFKEMKTRSFITMRNQRGYGTQKNWMSVRQELLYYTKGDPYFKVVYTDIPKILGGYYKEVNGEVTDNFERSKSNFIRPGNVWVDIQQVFYRMEENVPGAYAQKPLKAISRIIESSSRKNDLVADFFSHSGVTLLASEILGRKCYAMEIDPAFAELSIRRLEHYRKTGKTGWQWENPFPELK; translated from the coding sequence ATGAAGACAAAATTGCAGACAAAAAACACAAGAGAGAAATTATCCCGCCTTGATATTGATGAGGAGCTTCGAAAAAAAATTCTCCCATATTGCAGATTAAAGGAAGGTCAAATCTGGAAGGACCCTAAGGGAAAACATAAAGTCGGTGTTCTGGATGCAACTATTTTTGAGGATACAAAAAAGTTATTTAACAAAGAAAAAGTACAGCTTGTTATAAACGATCCTCCTTACAATGTTGTTGTCGGGAATGCCAATACACAAAACCTCTCCAAAATAAAAATTGATGAATACATCGATTTCTCGCGTAAGTGGATTTCCAATGTTTTATCTGTGCTTGATAAAAATTCTTCTCTTTACATCTGGCTTGGTGCAGATCAGAATGACGGTTTCCAGCCGCTGCCTGAATTTATGATGATGATGAGAGAATTTAAAGAGATGAAAACCCGAAGCTTCATTACTATGCGCAATCAAAGAGGCTACGGAACTCAGAAAAACTGGATGTCTGTTCGACAAGAACTTCTTTACTATACAAAAGGAGATCCTTACTTCAAAGTTGTTTATACTGATATACCAAAAATCCTCGGCGGTTATTACAAAGAAGTAAACGGAGAAGTGACTGACAATTTTGAGAGAAGCAAATCTAATTTCATCCGTCCAGGAAATGTTTGGGTTGATATACAACAAGTATTTTACAGGATGGAAGAAAATGTTCCCGGTGCTTATGCACAAAAACCATTGAAAGCAATTTCAAGAATAATTGAATCTAGCAGCCGAAAGAATGATCTTGTTGCAGATTTTTTCAGTCATAGTGGAGTTACTCTTCTAGCTTCTGAAATTCTTGGACGAAAATGTTATGCAATGGAGATAGATCCTGCGTTTGCTGAACTTTCAATAAGACGGCTTGAACATTATCGCAAAACCGGAAAGACAGGCTGGCAATGGGAAAATCCGTTTCCAGAACTAAAGTAA
- a CDS encoding DUF1684 domain-containing protein, whose protein sequence is MEKIIFALAALFSIAFLYSCKTETLETKGSPEYLEEIKKWDQRRAERLKADDGWLNLVGRTWLKPGENKFGSAKDNDVVIESDNVPDYMGVFDFQDSTVMMKVSDGVEVLFNGNPVKEMVMIGDTKKDMTVFQSGPIKWNLIVRDSLYGIRFRDLESELVKKFSGIERFPVNEDWKVNADFEAYDPPKKIEVPNVLGQIDVEPSPGAVAFTMNNQNYRIDVIDAGDRLWLIFADGTSGEETYGGGRFLYTDSKADSTGKVIVDFNKAYNPPCVLTKYATCPLPPKQNYIKLRITAGEKMWGGHH, encoded by the coding sequence ATGGAAAAAATTATATTCGCACTTGCTGCACTATTTTCAATAGCGTTTCTCTATTCCTGCAAAACAGAAACACTTGAGACAAAAGGCTCGCCGGAATATCTTGAAGAAATAAAAAAATGGGATCAGAGAAGAGCAGAAAGACTCAAAGCCGATGACGGCTGGTTAAATCTTGTCGGAAGAACCTGGCTCAAGCCCGGCGAAAACAAATTCGGTTCAGCAAAAGATAATGACGTTGTGATCGAATCGGACAATGTTCCTGATTATATGGGTGTTTTTGATTTTCAAGATTCTACAGTTATGATGAAGGTAAGTGATGGGGTTGAAGTATTATTCAATGGTAATCCTGTAAAAGAAATGGTGATGATCGGCGATACTAAAAAAGATATGACTGTATTTCAATCCGGTCCGATAAAGTGGAATCTTATTGTTCGCGATTCACTTTATGGTATTCGATTCCGCGATCTTGAATCTGAACTTGTTAAAAAGTTTTCAGGAATTGAACGTTTTCCTGTCAATGAAGATTGGAAAGTTAATGCTGATTTTGAAGCATACGATCCACCCAAGAAAATAGAAGTGCCGAATGTTTTGGGACAAATTGATGTAGAGCCTTCGCCAGGTGCAGTTGCATTCACAATGAATAACCAGAATTACAGAATTGATGTAATAGATGCCGGTGACAGACTATGGCTTATCTTTGCGGACGGAACAAGCGGGGAAGAAACTTACGGCGGAGGAAGATTTTTATACACTGATAGTAAAGCAGATTCAACAGGTAAAGTAATCGTAGATTTTAACAAAGCATATAATCCGCCTTGCGTGCTGACAAAATATGCGACCTGTCCATTACCTCCAAAGCAAAACTATATCAAGCTAAGAATAACTGCCGGTGAAAAAATGTGGGGAGGACATCATTGA
- a CDS encoding DinB family protein — MTKMKWFDKKFQFDLSQANYDRILKKLSENPDKISKLVSSLPEDVLIRKIDNRWSIKENVGHLIDLEELHDGRIDDFIEGKEKLRPADLNNRKTDEANHNSKDIFKLVNQFKIVRENFIKRMKSLDEKDLMKSSIHPRLQQSMRPIDMAQFILEHDEHHIETIKELINEFQ; from the coding sequence ATGACGAAAATGAAATGGTTTGATAAAAAATTTCAGTTTGATTTATCGCAGGCTAATTATGATAGAATTCTGAAAAAACTTAGTGAAAATCCTGATAAAATTTCTAAGCTTGTATCATCTTTACCCGAAGACGTTTTGATACGAAAGATTGACAACCGTTGGTCAATTAAAGAAAATGTAGGTCATCTTATAGATCTTGAAGAGTTGCACGACGGCAGAATAGATGATTTTATTGAAGGCAAAGAGAAGTTAAGACCCGCTGATCTTAACAACAGGAAAACGGATGAAGCAAATCATAACAGCAAGGATATTTTCAAACTTGTTAATCAATTTAAAATCGTGAGAGAAAATTTTATTAAAAGGATGAAAAGTCTTGATGAGAAAGATCTGATGAAAAGCTCAATACATCCAAGACTTCAGCAGTCGATGAGACCGATTGATATGGCTCAGTTTATATTAGAGCACGATGAACATCATATTGAAACCATCAAAGAACTTATAAACGAATTTCAATGA
- a CDS encoding alpha/beta hydrolase codes for MKQFLFISILIAVSLVPINLINSQTISEETDVQNSFLYNTSERLMFSDSVKDTFRILISVPDNYSTTDKKFPVLYVLDGDIAFGLAASIARYLQIGDNIPELIIVGIGYGSADKSAGEKRRRDYRPIESGGAENFLLFIENELIPLIDSNYRTIPGNRTINGYSIGGLFGLYSLFTKPEIFNRYIIGSPGLAWDDYSIFNYEETSTDKISDKKLKIFISVGSDESDEKFFNPIDNLVTQIQDRNYSGVKLEAKVFDGSTHLMGPPESLTHGLISVFKNEE; via the coding sequence ATGAAACAGTTTTTGTTTATTTCGATATTGATCGCAGTATCACTCGTTCCAATCAATCTCATAAATTCCCAGACAATTTCCGAAGAGACTGATGTACAAAATTCCTTTCTCTATAATACTTCAGAACGATTAATGTTTTCTGATTCTGTGAAAGATACATTCCGGATTCTAATAAGCGTACCTGATAATTATTCTACAACTGATAAAAAATTTCCTGTGCTTTATGTGCTGGATGGAGATATAGCATTTGGTCTGGCTGCAAGCATTGCGCGTTATCTGCAGATAGGTGATAATATTCCGGAATTAATAATTGTTGGAATTGGTTACGGATCTGCGGATAAGTCAGCAGGAGAAAAACGCAGGCGAGATTACAGACCGATTGAGTCCGGCGGTGCCGAGAATTTTTTATTGTTTATTGAGAATGAATTGATACCATTAATTGATTCGAACTATAGAACGATTCCGGGCAATAGAACAATAAATGGTTATTCAATAGGCGGACTGTTTGGATTGTACTCACTGTTTACAAAACCCGAAATATTTAACAGGTATATTATCGGCAGTCCGGGTCTCGCCTGGGATGATTATTCAATTTTTAATTATGAAGAAACTTCTACAGATAAAATATCTGATAAGAAATTGAAAATTTTTATTTCAGTCGGCAGTGACGAATCAGATGAAAAGTTTTTTAATCCGATTGATAACCTTGTAACACAGATTCAGGATCGCAATTATTCAGGTGTTAAGCTGGAGGCAAAAGTTTTTGATGGCTCAACTCATCTGATGGGTCCGCCGGAATCGCTAACACACGGGCTGATTTCCGTATTCAAAAATGAAGAGTAA
- a CDS encoding T9SS type A sorting domain-containing protein, protein MNKLISLIIIFYSGVCFSQSFSTPLTNPYNLDNSGSFNSPVFVDIDNDGDLDCFSGLGTGQTTYYKNNGTNVFPAFASWQLANIFGIFDAGNNAKPEFADIDFDGDYDLYLGEAGFRILFLRNSSAFNPNFTYIVDNPAGISGLGSNVTPAFVDIDDDNDFDLFTGQLDGNILFFRNIGTRFNPSWANSLFNPFGLNDVGSRSKPTFCDVDKDGDYDIFIGNESGDIIFFRNTGTKTDPAFGIPLTNPFGLSNVGTNATPTFADIDNDGKEDLFVGSGTGATYYFRNTTIVSVEEEQNSSFVEVKAYPNPVNNILSISGSQINLDDAELSVYSILGEKLNLSITKNGSFATINFSDLTAGIYILVIKNDFINYTSKIIKTGRGF, encoded by the coding sequence ATGAATAAGTTAATTTCGCTGATTATAATCTTTTATTCGGGAGTTTGCTTCTCACAAAGTTTTTCAACTCCTCTCACTAATCCATATAACCTGGATAATTCCGGAAGTTTTAACAGCCCTGTTTTTGTTGACATAGATAATGATGGTGATTTAGATTGCTTTAGCGGACTCGGAACCGGACAAACTACTTATTATAAAAATAATGGAACAAATGTATTTCCTGCTTTCGCTTCCTGGCAATTAGCAAACATTTTCGGAATTTTTGATGCGGGAAATAATGCGAAACCTGAATTTGCCGATATTGATTTTGACGGCGATTATGATCTTTATCTCGGAGAAGCCGGATTTAGAATTTTGTTCTTAAGAAACTCAAGTGCATTTAATCCAAACTTCACTTACATAGTTGATAACCCGGCAGGAATTTCTGGATTGGGAAGCAATGTTACTCCGGCTTTTGTTGATATAGATGATGACAATGATTTTGATTTATTCACAGGTCAGCTTGATGGGAATATTTTATTTTTCAGAAATATCGGGACAAGGTTTAATCCATCGTGGGCAAATTCGTTATTTAACCCTTTTGGATTAAATGATGTTGGCTCAAGATCAAAACCTACTTTCTGCGATGTTGATAAAGATGGCGATTATGATATTTTCATCGGGAACGAAAGTGGTGACATTATCTTTTTTAGGAATACCGGGACAAAGACTGATCCAGCTTTCGGAATTCCTTTAACTAATCCATTCGGATTGTCGAATGTGGGAACGAATGCAACTCCAACTTTTGCAGATATTGATAATGATGGGAAAGAAGATCTATTCGTTGGTTCAGGCACAGGTGCGACATATTATTTCAGGAATACCACAATAGTAAGTGTTGAAGAAGAGCAGAATTCTTCATTTGTTGAAGTCAAGGCTTATCCTAATCCGGTTAACAACATCCTCAGTATCAGCGGCAGTCAAATTAATTTGGATGATGCTGAGCTATCTGTCTATTCAATTCTAGGCGAAAAACTAAACCTCAGTATCACAAAGAATGGATCATTTGCAACAATCAATTTTTCTGATCTGACTGCGGGCATTTATATTCTTGTTATAAAGAATGACTTTATTAATTACACATCAAAAATTATAAAGACAGGCAGGGGATTTTAA